The following coding sequences lie in one Miscanthus floridulus cultivar M001 chromosome 9, ASM1932011v1, whole genome shotgun sequence genomic window:
- the LOC136484295 gene encoding noroxomaritidine/norcraugsodine reductase-like isoform X1, with amino-acid sequence MAAAAAWERTSRGGERWSLAGATALVTGGSKGIGHAIVEELAGFGVRVHTCSRSAADLEECRRWWAEKGLSVTISVCDVAVRADRERLMDTVKTTFDGKLDILVNNAGLLFFKPATECTAEDYARMMATNLESCFHLSQVAHPLLRNASLAGGGSVVHISSIASFVAFPWEALYSTAKGGLNQLTRSLAAEWARDSIRVNCVAPGVIMTDMVKEQVPAGALEQELSRIPMRRAGEPAEVASLVSFLCMPAASYVTGQVICIDGGRTISA; translated from the exons ATGGCAGCGGCTGCCGCCTGGGAGAGGACTAGCAGGGGCGGCGAGCGGTGGAGCCTGGCTGGCGCGACGGCGCTGGTCACGGGCGGCAGCAAGGGGATCGGGCACGCGATCGTGGAGGAGCTGGCGGGGTTCGGGGTGCGGGTCCACACGTGCTCACGCAGCGCGGCGGACCTGGAGGAGTGCCGCCGGTGGTGGGCCGAGAAAGGGCTGAGCGTCACCATCTCCGTCTGCGACGTCGCCGTTCGTGCCGACCGGGAGCGGCTCATGGACACGGTGAAGACGACCTTCGACGGCAAGCTCGACATCCTG GTGAACAACGCGGGGCTGCTCTTCTTCAAGCCGGCGACGGAGTGCACGGCGGAGGACTACGCGCGGATGATGGCGACCAACCTGGAGTCGTGCTTCCACCTCAGCCAGGTCGCGCACCCACTGCTCCGCAACGCCTCCCTCGCCGGCGGCGGAAGCGTCGTCCACATCTCCTCCATCGCCAGCTTCGTCGCCTTCCCATGGGAAGCGCTCTACTCCACGGCCAAAG GAGGACTGAACCAGCTGACGAGGAGCCTGGCTGCCGAATGGGCGCGCGACAGCATCCGTGTCAACTGCGTCGCGCCGGGCGTCATCATGACTGACATGGTTAAGGAG CAGGTACCGGCGGGGGCGCTGGAGCAGGAGCTGTCACGGATCCCGATGCGGCGTGCCGGCGAGCCGGCGGAGGTGGCGTCCTTGGTGTCCTTCCTGTGCATGCCGGCGGCGTCCTACGTCACCGGGCAAGTCATCTGCATCGACGGCGGCCGGACCATCAGTGCCTAA
- the LOC136484295 gene encoding noroxomaritidine/norcraugsodine reductase-like isoform X2, producing the protein MAAAAAWERTSRGGERWSLAGATALVTGGSKGIGHAIVEELAGFGVRVHTCSRSAADLEECRRWWAEKGLSVTISVCDVAVRADRERLMDTVKTTFDGKLDILVNNAGLLFFKPATECTAEDYARMMATNLESCFHLSQVAHPLLRNASLAGGGSVVHISSIASFVAFPWEALYSTAKGGLNQLTRSLAAEWARDSIRVNCVAPGVIMTDMVKEVPAGALEQELSRIPMRRAGEPAEVASLVSFLCMPAASYVTGQVICIDGGRTISA; encoded by the exons ATGGCAGCGGCTGCCGCCTGGGAGAGGACTAGCAGGGGCGGCGAGCGGTGGAGCCTGGCTGGCGCGACGGCGCTGGTCACGGGCGGCAGCAAGGGGATCGGGCACGCGATCGTGGAGGAGCTGGCGGGGTTCGGGGTGCGGGTCCACACGTGCTCACGCAGCGCGGCGGACCTGGAGGAGTGCCGCCGGTGGTGGGCCGAGAAAGGGCTGAGCGTCACCATCTCCGTCTGCGACGTCGCCGTTCGTGCCGACCGGGAGCGGCTCATGGACACGGTGAAGACGACCTTCGACGGCAAGCTCGACATCCTG GTGAACAACGCGGGGCTGCTCTTCTTCAAGCCGGCGACGGAGTGCACGGCGGAGGACTACGCGCGGATGATGGCGACCAACCTGGAGTCGTGCTTCCACCTCAGCCAGGTCGCGCACCCACTGCTCCGCAACGCCTCCCTCGCCGGCGGCGGAAGCGTCGTCCACATCTCCTCCATCGCCAGCTTCGTCGCCTTCCCATGGGAAGCGCTCTACTCCACGGCCAAAG GAGGACTGAACCAGCTGACGAGGAGCCTGGCTGCCGAATGGGCGCGCGACAGCATCCGTGTCAACTGCGTCGCGCCGGGCGTCATCATGACTGACATGGTTAAGGAG GTACCGGCGGGGGCGCTGGAGCAGGAGCTGTCACGGATCCCGATGCGGCGTGCCGGCGAGCCGGCGGAGGTGGCGTCCTTGGTGTCCTTCCTGTGCATGCCGGCGGCGTCCTACGTCACCGGGCAAGTCATCTGCATCGACGGCGGCCGGACCATCAGTGCCTAA